Proteins encoded together in one Acidobacteriota bacterium window:
- a CDS encoding methylmalonyl-CoA mutase family protein, with amino-acid sequence MKETKEAQTIENLAEQLQDWEGGEVASFLARQPERQEQFSTLGGFPVKRVYTALDLQDVPQEEVGLPGRYPFTRGPYPTMYRGRRWTMRQIAGFGTGADTNKRFKYLIQQGQTGLSTDFDMPTLMGYDSDHAMSRGEVGRGGVAIDTLSDMEDLFADIDLEEISVSMTINPSAWILLAMYVALAEKRGFDLNRLSGTIQADMLKEYMAQKEWVFPIAPSVRIVRDCISYCAERMKRYNPVNICGYHINEAGASPLHELAFTLANTIVYVEEVVKTGMPVDQFAPRLSFFFACGSDFFEEAARFRAVRRVFATIMRERFGATNPASMRLRFHCQTAAATLTRPQYKVNIVRTALQALAAVLGGAQSLHTNGMDEAFSIPTEEAMKIALRTQQVIAEESNVANVVDPLGGSYYVEKLTDQYVQAIQAILKEVDERGGTVKLIEEGWFQRKIAEDAYETALRKQSGEKPVIGVNRYVEEEETLDLEVHPYDPKSAERQIERTRQVRANRDEAAVRELLERLKAVARDESQNILPVTVELVRQGASMGDIVETLKQVWGTYRETPVF; translated from the coding sequence ATGAAAGAGACCAAAGAGGCCCAGACCATCGAGAACCTGGCCGAGCAACTGCAGGACTGGGAAGGCGGGGAGGTCGCCAGCTTCCTGGCCCGCCAGCCGGAGCGGCAGGAGCAGTTCTCCACCCTCGGCGGATTTCCGGTCAAGCGGGTCTATACGGCCCTCGATTTACAGGATGTTCCCCAGGAGGAGGTCGGCCTGCCCGGTCGCTATCCCTTCACCCGGGGACCCTACCCCACCATGTACCGGGGCCGGCGGTGGACCATGCGCCAGATTGCCGGCTTCGGGACCGGGGCCGATACCAACAAGCGCTTCAAGTACCTGATCCAGCAGGGCCAGACGGGACTCTCCACCGATTTCGACATGCCGACCCTGATGGGATACGACTCCGACCATGCCATGAGCCGGGGAGAGGTGGGGCGAGGGGGAGTGGCCATCGACACCCTGTCCGACATGGAGGATCTCTTTGCCGACATCGACCTGGAAGAGATCTCGGTTTCGATGACCATCAACCCGTCCGCCTGGATCCTGCTGGCCATGTACGTGGCCCTGGCAGAGAAGCGCGGGTTCGACCTCAATCGCTTGTCGGGGACGATTCAGGCCGACATGCTGAAGGAGTACATGGCCCAGAAGGAGTGGGTCTTTCCCATTGCTCCTTCGGTCCGGATTGTCAGGGACTGCATCTCCTACTGCGCAGAAAGAATGAAGCGCTACAACCCGGTCAACATCTGCGGGTACCACATCAATGAGGCCGGGGCCTCTCCCCTGCATGAGCTGGCCTTCACCCTGGCCAACACCATCGTCTACGTGGAAGAGGTGGTCAAGACCGGCATGCCGGTGGACCAGTTCGCCCCCCGCCTGTCCTTCTTCTTTGCCTGCGGATCCGACTTCTTCGAGGAGGCGGCCCGCTTTCGCGCCGTACGACGGGTCTTTGCCACCATCATGCGCGAACGCTTCGGGGCCACCAATCCTGCCTCCATGCGCCTCCGGTTCCACTGCCAGACAGCCGCGGCGACCCTCACCAGGCCCCAGTACAAGGTCAACATCGTCAGAACCGCCCTGCAGGCCCTGGCGGCCGTGCTGGGCGGGGCGCAGAGCCTGCACACCAACGGCATGGACGAGGCCTTTTCCATTCCCACCGAGGAGGCCATGAAGATCGCGCTGCGCACCCAGCAGGTCATCGCCGAGGAGTCCAACGTGGCCAACGTGGTGGATCCGCTGGGCGGCTCCTACTACGTGGAAAAGCTCACCGACCAGTATGTCCAGGCCATCCAGGCCATCCTGAAGGAGGTGGATGAGCGGGGAGGCACCGTGAAGCTGATCGAGGAGGGATGGTTCCAGCGGAAGATCGCCGAGGACGCCTACGAGACGGCCCTCAGAAAGCAGTCGGGCGAAAAGCCGGTCATCGGAGTCAACCGCTACGTGGAGGAAGAGGAGACCCTCGACTTGGAGGTGCACCCCTACGATCCCAAGTCGGCCGAGCGCCAGATCGAACGGACCCGGCAGGTCCGGGCGAACCGGGATGAGGCCGCGGTTCGGGAGCTGCTGGAGCGGCTCAAGGCGGTGGCGCGGGACGAGTCGCAGAACATCCTGCCGGTAACCGTCGAGCTGGTCAGGCAGGGAGCCTCCATGGGCGATATCGTCGAAACCCTCAAGCAGGTCTGGGGAACCTACCGGGAGACTCCGGTATTCTGA